A part of Fimbriiglobus ruber genomic DNA contains:
- a CDS encoding TIGR02996 domain-containing protein — protein sequence MFNKRKYVSTEQQLLAAIWAAPNDDLPRLVYADYLEETGEPAKVARAEFIRVQCELARMDEDDDGRAALEKRERQLHKRHVKDWRAEVPKGLQSREFRRGFCWPRERVMTAKQFLALNKADWENVPLWRLRLEVPIKNVPAVAACDTLTRIGELSLNIDTDTPSARAAFLASPHLTNISALNLSWCHPGTEWVSVLNRYKPFPRLTKLKLSTSDLDSEITALADCTALASVTEFHFSGTGLGDTGLVALANFSRYPRLAHIRLEPYRDYDRTPTFTPAAVQTLSSSGYRKALRVLDFTCCFLGDVGLEALCTRAAFQLTELDLSFNGITDAGVITLAAWPGLATVRHLHLSFNRVARDGTRALIRSPYLSAVRQLSLVGNDFLARPSSRRYRDELVERFGKTVEFRLVDRPLG from the coding sequence GTGTTTAACAAAAGGAAGTACGTGTCGACCGAGCAGCAACTTCTGGCGGCCATCTGGGCCGCCCCGAACGACGACCTCCCGCGGCTCGTGTACGCCGACTACTTGGAGGAGACCGGCGAGCCCGCGAAAGTGGCGCGGGCCGAGTTCATTCGCGTCCAGTGCGAACTCGCCCGAATGGACGAGGACGACGACGGGCGCGCGGCGCTGGAAAAGCGAGAACGACAGTTGCACAAACGCCACGTCAAAGATTGGCGTGCCGAAGTGCCGAAAGGCCTGCAGAGCCGGGAATTTCGCCGCGGGTTCTGCTGGCCGCGGGAACGAGTTATGACGGCGAAACAGTTCCTCGCGCTCAACAAGGCTGATTGGGAAAATGTCCCACTCTGGCGACTCCGGCTCGAAGTACCGATCAAAAACGTACCAGCGGTCGCCGCCTGTGACACACTTACCCGAATCGGCGAATTGAGTCTGAATATCGACACGGATACCCCGTCGGCCCGGGCAGCGTTCCTGGCATCGCCTCATTTGACGAACATTTCGGCACTCAACTTGTCCTGGTGTCACCCGGGAACCGAATGGGTTTCGGTCCTGAATCGGTACAAACCCTTTCCCCGTCTCACCAAATTGAAGTTATCGACATCGGACCTGGATTCAGAGATAACCGCTTTGGCAGACTGTACGGCGTTAGCGTCGGTTACCGAGTTTCACTTTTCAGGCACTGGGCTCGGGGACACCGGGTTGGTGGCGTTGGCCAACTTTTCACGCTACCCGCGTCTGGCACATATTCGGCTGGAACCGTACCGAGATTACGACCGTACCCCGACGTTTACACCTGCGGCAGTACAGACGCTGTCTTCATCTGGCTACCGAAAGGCCCTACGGGTACTTGATTTTACGTGTTGCTTCCTCGGGGACGTAGGCCTTGAGGCACTTTGTACCCGGGCGGCGTTTCAACTCACCGAACTCGATCTTTCGTTTAACGGGATTACCGACGCCGGAGTCATCACGCTCGCCGCATGGCCCGGGTTGGCGACGGTCCGCCACCTTCATCTCAGCTTCAACCGGGTGGCACGCGACGGGACACGAGCCCTGATTCGGTCGCCGTACCTGTCGGCGGTCCGCCAACTGAGTCTGGTCGGCAACGATTTTTTGGCACGTCCGAGCAGCCGGAGGTATCGGGATGAGCTGGTCGAGCGTTTCGGCAAAACCGTAGAATTTCGGCTGGTTGATAGACCACTAGGCTGA
- a CDS encoding DUF1559 domain-containing protein, with protein MRTRLSRSRRGFTLIELLVVIAIIAILIGLLLPAVQKVREAASRAKCTNNLKQLGIALHSYADTNNGLPPAQIDNSGSAYSTPLSGNFGPNWAILILPYIEQTALFNQVSTSVTNQLQGSTSDQGWRAVGSYTIPTYICPSDSYNSVSCSQNTGGTASGFWARGNYAANEGPTGDGAINGTSTQANLSLSGLGPIWITTRAPYRCWTIQQIPDGSSTTILTGEIRAGLLATDVRGVWALGQAGSSAVGQYALGDDLLPNNTNSNADDIQGCTDNPTQGMGCYSAGNASNQAVFRSLHTGGVNVGMGDGSVRFLSNSISLQSFYQLGSGNDGQPLPSDAN; from the coding sequence ATGCGTACTCGCCTCTCCCGCTCCCGGCGCGGCTTCACGCTCATCGAACTGTTGGTCGTGATCGCCATCATCGCCATCCTGATTGGGTTACTGCTTCCGGCGGTGCAGAAGGTGCGCGAAGCGGCCTCCCGGGCCAAATGCACCAACAACCTGAAGCAGTTGGGCATCGCCTTGCACTCCTACGCGGATACCAACAACGGGTTGCCACCCGCCCAAATTGACAATTCCGGAAGTGCTTACAGCACGCCGCTTTCCGGCAATTTCGGTCCAAACTGGGCGATCCTGATCCTGCCGTACATCGAGCAAACCGCGTTGTTCAACCAGGTCAGCACCAGCGTCACCAACCAGTTGCAAGGCAGCACGTCCGACCAGGGCTGGCGGGCGGTCGGGTCGTACACGATTCCCACGTACATCTGCCCCTCCGATTCCTACAACTCGGTGTCTTGTAGCCAGAACACCGGCGGCACGGCCAGCGGATTTTGGGCCCGGGGGAATTACGCGGCGAACGAGGGGCCGACGGGCGACGGCGCGATCAACGGCACGTCCACCCAGGCAAACCTGAGTTTAAGTGGGCTCGGGCCGATCTGGATCACGACCCGGGCTCCGTACCGCTGCTGGACCATTCAGCAGATCCCCGACGGCAGTTCTACCACGATCCTGACCGGTGAAATTCGTGCCGGACTGCTGGCGACGGACGTCCGCGGCGTCTGGGCTCTGGGGCAAGCCGGGTCCAGCGCGGTCGGCCAATACGCTCTGGGCGACGATCTCCTGCCCAACAACACGAATTCCAACGCCGACGACATCCAGGGGTGTACAGATAACCCGACCCAGGGAATGGGCTGCTATTCCGCCGGGAATGCCAGTAACCAGGCCGTCTTCCGCAGTCTGCATACGGGTGGTGTGAACGTCGGCATGGGCGACGGCTCGGTCCGGTTCCTCAGCAATTCCATCAGCCTGCAGTCGTTCTACCAACTCGGTAGCGGGAACGACGGACAACCGCTCCCGTCCGACGCCAACTGA
- a CDS encoding serine hydrolase domain-containing protein codes for MFSRRVLFALAALPLIAPLTPAQAPTEAAARAVIQAPLGFKPYVFSADEFPACRFDKPEEVEKAVGAFQITSAYYDRDGKRATTAAAPGPYFAVVTVTAKRFPPLTRYFTLYRLPKVPDLGAKLDTAKPEAIADLAGVKRETVAANAKLIAEVVKTRPLSDLASDPKFARLLAGLAVAPAAGAGPVTKQNDALACERQAWVTRRRTLTGLDKEFPAALTAPTPAAKPVAVVRSGTAAEAGVKADAAAKIDAVLADWAAHDDQAFAVCVVRRGVIVLHKAYGTRDGKPMTVDTPSWMASVTKAMSATLMLTLVDRGLVRLDDPVDKFVPALRGVKVDKPLLIRHLYTHTNGLDKWPGWDDTLSDVECRLANYYPFVKVGTAWAYNGGGYTLGGKVIENVTGEAVPLAFKRHLLDPLECRGTEVVGTHADAFSVPLDMAKFGQLLLNRGSYGGHQFYKPETFEQALPRKLTTELGPKAEKTFGFGLDGSPRKFGHGAASAATFHVDVDRELVVVMTRNRQGMNQDKYNGKFWDAINAAIEK; via the coding sequence ATGTTCTCCCGCCGCGTGCTGTTCGCGCTCGCCGCCCTCCCTTTAATCGCGCCGTTGACACCCGCTCAGGCCCCGACCGAGGCGGCCGCCCGCGCTGTGATCCAGGCGCCGCTCGGGTTCAAGCCTTACGTGTTTTCCGCGGACGAGTTCCCGGCCTGCCGGTTCGACAAGCCCGAAGAAGTCGAGAAGGCGGTCGGCGCCTTCCAGATCACGTCCGCGTACTACGACCGCGACGGCAAGCGGGCGACGACGGCAGCGGCCCCGGGGCCGTACTTCGCCGTCGTCACGGTGACGGCCAAGCGGTTCCCGCCGCTGACCCGGTACTTCACCCTCTACCGGCTGCCCAAGGTGCCCGACCTGGGGGCCAAGCTCGACACGGCCAAGCCGGAGGCGATCGCCGATCTCGCGGGGGTGAAGCGGGAGACCGTGGCGGCCAACGCGAAGCTGATCGCCGAAGTGGTGAAGACCCGGCCGCTGTCCGACCTGGCAAGCGACCCGAAGTTCGCCCGGCTCCTGGCGGGCCTGGCGGTCGCCCCGGCCGCCGGGGCCGGGCCCGTGACCAAGCAGAACGACGCGCTCGCCTGCGAGCGGCAGGCGTGGGTGACCCGGCGGCGCACACTCACCGGGCTGGACAAGGAGTTCCCGGCGGCCCTCACCGCCCCGACCCCGGCGGCCAAGCCGGTGGCGGTCGTCCGTTCCGGGACGGCGGCCGAGGCAGGGGTGAAGGCGGACGCGGCCGCGAAGATCGACGCCGTCCTCGCCGACTGGGCGGCCCACGACGACCAGGCGTTCGCCGTCTGCGTCGTCCGCCGCGGCGTGATCGTGCTGCACAAGGCTTACGGGACGCGGGACGGCAAGCCGATGACCGTGGACACGCCGAGCTGGATGGCGTCCGTGACCAAGGCGATGTCCGCCACGCTGATGCTCACGCTCGTCGACCGCGGCCTGGTCCGGCTCGACGACCCGGTCGACAAGTTCGTGCCCGCGCTGCGGGGCGTGAAGGTCGACAAACCGCTGCTGATCCGCCACCTGTACACGCACACGAACGGCCTGGACAAGTGGCCCGGCTGGGACGACACGCTTTCGGACGTGGAGTGTCGGCTGGCGAATTACTACCCGTTCGTGAAGGTCGGGACCGCGTGGGCGTACAACGGCGGCGGGTACACGCTGGGCGGGAAGGTGATCGAGAACGTGACCGGCGAGGCGGTCCCGCTCGCCTTCAAGCGGCACCTGCTCGACCCGCTGGAGTGTCGCGGCACCGAGGTCGTCGGCACCCACGCCGACGCGTTTAGTGTCCCGCTGGACATGGCGAAGTTCGGCCAGCTCCTGTTGAACCGCGGCTCGTACGGCGGGCACCAGTTTTACAAGCCGGAGACGTTCGAGCAGGCGCTGCCGCGGAAGCTGACGACCGAACTCGGTCCGAAGGCCGAGAAGACGTTCGGCTTCGGCCTCGATGGCAGCCCCCGGAAGTTCGGCCACGGGGCGGCGTCCGCGGCCACCTTCCACGTCGACGTGGACCGGGAACTCGTGGTCGTGATGACCCGCAACCGCCAGGGCATGAACCAGGACAAGTACAACGGCAAGTTCTGGGACGCGATCAACGCGGCGATCGAGAAGTAA
- a CDS encoding endonuclease domain-containing protein, which produces MEPRHIVAGQFVREEKVAFSRQLRRDRTPAERLLWSHLRGRRLGGFRFRRQQIIEGYIADFYCAETGLVIELDGPIHEQQAEADGHRDAVLANHKLTILRVKNERVLNDVAGVLAEITACCRQTSPPTPRHRGE; this is translated from the coding sequence ATGGAGCCTCGCCACATCGTCGCCGGCCAGTTCGTTCGCGAGGAGAAAGTCGCCTTCTCGCGGCAGCTTCGCCGCGACAGGACACCCGCCGAGCGTCTGCTCTGGTCGCACCTCCGCGGCCGACGACTGGGCGGCTTCAGGTTCCGTCGGCAGCAAATCATAGAGGGCTACATCGCCGACTTCTATTGTGCCGAGACCGGACTGGTGATCGAACTCGACGGCCCCATTCACGAGCAACAAGCCGAAGCCGATGGGCACCGGGACGCGGTGTTGGCCAACCACAAGTTGACGATCCTTCGCGTGAAAAATGAACGTGTGTTGAACGATGTGGCCGGCGTACTGGCTGAGATTACCGCCTGCTGCCGACAGACCTCACCTCCAACCCCGCGCCATCGTGGAGAGTGA
- a CDS encoding RNA polymerase sigma factor has product MSEPRELVEHFFRHEFGRLVALLTRSLGVRHLDLVEDVVQAALVQALETWSRRGVPEDPAGWLYRTARNLAIDALRRERTHARALPRLAEDAGRESPPPEPQFADEIGDEPLRLLFVCCHEAVPAESRVAFALRTLCGFGTAEIARALLTTDANVQKRIERARDRLRELDVDFDAPDATQLRARLDAVLAVVYLLFSQGCHVTHGDEPIRRDLCNEALRLARMLAAHPAGDVPAVHALLALMCFHGARFDARVAADGAIVLLGEQDRSAWNWGDVREGMAWLAKSAAGDELTRYHVEAGIAWEHCRAPTFADTDWRRIAELYDTLDRIAPSPLHALNRAVAEAYLHGPRAGLDHLAAVLPESVPARYPGWHVVTGELQFRLGRHAAAGRAWREALRWTTAGADREFLRRRLADCRPDGGTHAAG; this is encoded by the coding sequence GTGAGCGAACCCCGCGAGCTGGTCGAACACTTTTTCCGCCACGAATTTGGCCGGCTCGTCGCCCTGCTGACCCGGTCGCTCGGCGTGCGCCACCTCGACCTCGTCGAGGACGTCGTCCAAGCCGCGCTCGTCCAGGCCCTGGAAACCTGGTCCCGGCGCGGCGTGCCCGAAGACCCGGCCGGGTGGCTCTACCGCACCGCCCGCAACCTGGCGATCGACGCCCTGCGGCGGGAGCGCACCCATGCCCGGGCGTTGCCGCGCCTGGCCGAAGACGCCGGCCGGGAATCGCCGCCGCCCGAACCGCAGTTCGCCGACGAGATCGGCGACGAACCGCTCCGCCTGCTCTTCGTCTGCTGCCACGAAGCGGTGCCGGCCGAATCCCGTGTCGCCTTCGCGCTGCGGACACTGTGCGGCTTCGGCACCGCGGAGATCGCCCGCGCGCTGCTCACCACCGACGCCAACGTCCAAAAGCGGATCGAGCGGGCGCGGGACCGGTTGCGCGAACTGGACGTGGATTTCGACGCGCCGGATGCGACCCAGCTCCGCGCCCGGCTGGACGCGGTTCTCGCGGTCGTCTACCTCCTTTTCAGCCAGGGCTGCCACGTCACCCACGGCGACGAGCCGATCCGCCGCGACCTGTGCAACGAGGCCCTCCGGCTGGCGCGGATGCTCGCCGCCCACCCCGCCGGCGACGTCCCGGCAGTCCACGCCCTGCTCGCGCTGATGTGCTTCCACGGAGCCCGCTTCGACGCCCGCGTCGCCGCCGACGGCGCCATCGTTCTGCTCGGGGAACAGGACCGCTCCGCCTGGAACTGGGGCGACGTGCGCGAAGGCATGGCGTGGCTCGCCAAATCGGCCGCCGGGGATGAGCTGACGCGCTATCACGTGGAAGCTGGCATCGCGTGGGAACACTGCCGCGCGCCGACCTTCGCCGACACCGATTGGCGGCGGATCGCCGAACTGTACGACACGCTCGATCGCATCGCGCCGTCGCCGCTGCACGCCCTCAACCGCGCGGTCGCCGAAGCGTACCTGCACGGCCCGCGAGCCGGCCTCGATCACCTGGCCGCCGTCCTCCCGGAAAGCGTTCCCGCCCGGTATCCCGGCTGGCACGTGGTGACCGGCGAACTCCAGTTCCGCCTCGGCCGACACGCTGCCGCCGGGCGCGCCTGGCGGGAAGCCCTGCGCTGGACCACCGCCGGAGCCGACCGAGAATTCTTGCGCCGCCGCCTCGCCGACTGCCGGCCCGACGGGGGCACGCACGCCGCCGGGTAA
- a CDS encoding LL-diaminopimelate aminotransferase: MSVDPWFQTLFADRIGGAGYGKGTEIYKFEKIKRAKRKALADHPDRQLLDFGIGENDDLAAPVVRDRLKAEVDKVENRGYADNGIAAFKEAAAAFMARQFGVTLDPVNEVCHCIGSKPAYAMLPACFINPGDVTLMTAPGYPVAGTYTRYYGGTVHRLPLLAANGFFPDLDGIPADVKQKAKLLVINYPNSPTGAVATKDFYKRVVEFAHAHKVVVVQDAAHILLTYQGEPLSFLQVDGAKDVGVEVHSLSKGFNMIGWRMGWVCGHPKIVQAYADVKDNSDSGQFMAVQQASAEALRSVEIPREIRVKYERRLRKLVTALAQVGFEAKMPGGTYFLYAKAPTAAGGKTFANAEEASQFLIVDQSVCCVPWDDAGAYLRFSVTYTAKDEAAEDVLMAETVARLKGLNLKF; this comes from the coding sequence ATGTCCGTCGACCCCTGGTTCCAGACCCTGTTCGCCGACCGCATCGGCGGGGCCGGCTACGGTAAGGGCACCGAGATCTACAAGTTCGAGAAGATCAAGCGGGCCAAGCGGAAGGCCCTCGCCGACCACCCGGACCGCCAGCTCCTCGACTTCGGCATCGGCGAAAACGACGACCTGGCCGCCCCCGTCGTCCGCGACCGGCTCAAGGCCGAGGTCGACAAGGTCGAGAACCGCGGGTACGCGGACAACGGCATCGCCGCCTTCAAGGAAGCCGCGGCCGCGTTCATGGCCCGGCAGTTCGGCGTCACCCTCGACCCGGTTAACGAGGTCTGCCACTGCATCGGGTCGAAGCCGGCCTACGCCATGCTCCCGGCGTGCTTCATCAACCCCGGCGACGTGACGCTCATGACCGCCCCGGGCTACCCGGTCGCCGGGACTTACACGCGGTACTACGGCGGCACCGTCCACCGGCTGCCGCTGCTCGCCGCGAACGGCTTCTTCCCGGACCTCGACGGCATCCCGGCGGACGTCAAGCAGAAGGCCAAGCTGCTCGTCATCAACTACCCGAACAGCCCGACCGGGGCCGTCGCCACCAAGGACTTCTACAAGCGCGTCGTCGAGTTCGCGCACGCCCACAAGGTCGTCGTGGTGCAGGACGCCGCGCACATCTTACTCACCTACCAAGGCGAGCCGCTGAGCTTCTTGCAGGTGGACGGCGCGAAGGACGTGGGCGTCGAGGTCCACTCGCTGTCCAAGGGCTTCAACATGATCGGCTGGCGGATGGGCTGGGTCTGCGGCCACCCGAAGATCGTGCAAGCCTACGCGGACGTGAAGGACAACAGCGACAGCGGCCAGTTCATGGCGGTGCAACAGGCGTCAGCCGAGGCGCTGCGGAGCGTGGAAATCCCGCGTGAGATTCGCGTGAAGTACGAGCGGCGGCTCCGCAAGTTGGTCACCGCCCTCGCCCAGGTCGGGTTCGAGGCGAAGATGCCGGGCGGGACGTACTTCCTGTACGCCAAAGCCCCGACGGCGGCAGGTGGTAAGACGTTCGCGAACGCCGAGGAGGCGTCGCAGTTCTTGATCGTTGACCAGTCGGTCTGCTGCGTCCCGTGGGACGACGCCGGCGCGTACCTGCGGTTCTCGGTGACGTACACCGCCAAGGACGAAGCGGCCGAGGACGTGCTCATGGCCGAGACGGTCGCCCGCCTCAAGGGGCTGAATCTGAAGTTCTGA
- the mgtE gene encoding magnesium transporter: MSHPLFGPEVREMLAEKNTDGLRAFCETLHPATVAETLDDGFTPEQVWEAISPTDIRTQAAIFEYLPNALQVEMVEGEARPQVGQLIGKMSHDDRVDLLRRVPARVKESLLRLVDEADRRDIAILFKYGEDTVAALMTTDYAWLPPMVTAAEAVDLLRTQAPDTETIYYIYILDEPRRRADGAVAPRKLLGAVSLRDLILAPRQALLRDLMEQELVFLKYDDTKEKAAELLARYDFIAIPVVDDTLGMIGIVTHDDVIDIITEAATENLQKQAGVSPLGAEYLDASFYRLWRSRAFWLSLLFVAELFTFTAMSFFEDAIAAVVVLSLFVPLCISTGGNSGSQAATLVTRALALGQITPRDWRRVFRRELLMGLALGLTLGGIGFVRGALTPEDTRSGPRKVDEPFVLQVPSDAPLKSQGVGVGWWTNKVETEFEVPKDATVVRKLDQVQRVRVPADVPIPVPEKKEKENVLEYAFPKDCEVRTNAVNALALGQVVAWSVMGICLWGTLIGAMLPLLFKHYGGDPALASSPFVATAVDVTGIVIFFTIARAYLI; this comes from the coding sequence GTGTCACACCCGCTGTTCGGACCCGAAGTCCGGGAGATGCTCGCCGAGAAGAACACCGACGGGCTCCGCGCGTTCTGTGAGACGCTCCACCCGGCGACGGTGGCCGAGACGCTCGACGACGGCTTCACCCCGGAGCAAGTCTGGGAGGCCATCAGCCCGACCGACATCCGCACCCAGGCCGCCATCTTCGAGTACCTGCCGAACGCCCTCCAGGTCGAGATGGTCGAAGGCGAGGCCCGCCCGCAGGTCGGTCAACTCATCGGGAAAATGTCGCACGACGACCGCGTCGACCTGCTCCGCCGCGTCCCGGCCCGGGTCAAGGAGTCGCTCCTCCGGCTGGTCGACGAGGCCGACCGGCGGGACATCGCCATTCTGTTCAAATACGGCGAGGACACGGTCGCCGCGCTGATGACCACGGACTACGCGTGGCTCCCGCCGATGGTCACCGCGGCCGAGGCCGTCGACCTGCTCCGGACCCAGGCCCCGGACACGGAAACGATCTACTACATCTACATCCTCGACGAGCCCCGCCGGCGGGCCGACGGCGCGGTGGCCCCGCGGAAACTGCTCGGGGCCGTCTCCCTTCGCGACCTGATCCTCGCCCCCCGGCAGGCCCTCCTCCGCGACCTGATGGAGCAGGAACTCGTCTTCCTCAAGTACGACGACACGAAGGAGAAGGCGGCCGAACTGCTCGCCCGGTACGACTTTATTGCCATCCCGGTGGTCGACGACACGCTCGGGATGATCGGCATCGTGACGCACGACGACGTGATCGACATCATCACCGAGGCCGCGACCGAGAACCTGCAGAAGCAGGCCGGGGTCAGCCCGCTGGGGGCCGAGTACCTGGACGCCAGCTTCTACCGCCTCTGGCGGAGCCGGGCCTTCTGGCTATCGCTGTTGTTCGTGGCCGAGCTGTTCACGTTCACCGCCATGTCGTTCTTCGAGGACGCGATCGCGGCGGTGGTGGTCCTCAGCCTGTTCGTCCCCCTCTGTATTTCGACCGGGGGGAACTCGGGTTCCCAGGCGGCCACACTCGTCACCCGCGCGCTGGCCCTCGGCCAGATCACCCCGCGGGACTGGCGGCGGGTTTTCCGCCGCGAACTACTCATGGGTCTAGCCCTCGGCCTGACGTTGGGGGGGATCGGGTTCGTCCGCGGGGCGCTCACGCCCGAAGACACGCGGAGCGGCCCCCGCAAGGTGGACGAACCGTTCGTCCTCCAGGTCCCGTCCGACGCCCCGCTCAAGTCGCAAGGTGTGGGCGTCGGGTGGTGGACCAACAAGGTCGAGACCGAGTTCGAGGTGCCCAAGGACGCGACCGTGGTCCGTAAGTTGGACCAGGTCCAAAGGGTCCGCGTCCCGGCCGACGTCCCGATCCCGGTTCCGGAGAAGAAAGAGAAAGAAAACGTACTGGAATACGCGTTCCCGAAGGACTGCGAAGTGCGGACGAACGCGGTCAATGCGTTGGCACTGGGTCAGGTGGTGGCTTGGTCAGTCATGGGCATCTGTCTGTGGGGGACGCTGATCGGCGCGATGCTGCCACTCCTCTTCAAGCATTACGGCGGCGACCCCGCGCTGGCGTCCAGCCCGTTCGTGGCGACTGCCGTGGACGTGACAGGGATCGTGATCTTCTTCACGATCGCCAGAGCGTATTTAATTTGA
- a CDS encoding YciI family protein, with product MAKFLFIYRESTESSAKPSPEEMQALAGAWYAWMQKFSSAIVPGGDGLKHSGRLLKGGLVTDGPYVEAKEIIVSFALIQAVDYDAAVAIARECPPGHTIEIRELAGYA from the coding sequence ATGGCGAAGTTTTTGTTCATCTACCGCGAGTCCACAGAGAGCAGCGCCAAGCCGTCGCCCGAGGAAATGCAGGCACTGGCGGGGGCCTGGTATGCGTGGATGCAAAAGTTCAGTTCCGCGATCGTGCCCGGGGGCGACGGGTTGAAGCATTCCGGCCGACTCCTGAAGGGTGGACTCGTGACCGACGGTCCCTATGTCGAAGCCAAGGAAATCATCGTCAGCTTCGCGCTCATCCAGGCCGTCGACTACGACGCGGCCGTGGCCATCGCCCGCGAGTGTCCGCCCGGCCACACGATCGAGATCCGCGAACTGGCCGGCTACGCGTGA
- a CDS encoding DUF3299 domain-containing protein, with the protein MRPLLALLALCTVLAPARGGLYYSGEAFRELPARWRGFLPDHRALRLVAAPLAATAGTSLPLRDAYTDAALRLAATARTRALTADEAADLGALYVRLGQPQKAVDILRPAARAHPTHFHLAANLGTAWQLVGDLEQAAAALEDAARLAPKELKDAEAYHLKLVRLRAAEGRRAQNPTAPDDLFGVRFVGERGAAEAGGIATGEKKKLPANAVAVAQQLALWLPADGRLVWLLGELANAVGDARTAANLLDGCVSEFNMASPELRARRQLYRTTAAEWDKAGEHDRGKDAITFRSPRALVRGVDPAKLPAIKLDGVTPLPWVVVGETEIGPRGKPVFLKYLEQLDGKRVSLTGFMSAGGATENELTGFLMTENAIGCWFCETPGPTQVVTVDLTAGATTAPMRAALKVTGTLKLNRTDPEAFPVTITDATIGAAD; encoded by the coding sequence ATGAGACCGCTGCTCGCGCTCCTCGCCCTCTGTACCGTCCTGGCGCCCGCTCGCGGGGGGCTGTATTACTCCGGCGAGGCGTTCCGGGAGTTGCCGGCCCGGTGGCGCGGGTTCCTGCCGGACCACCGCGCGCTGCGGCTCGTCGCCGCGCCCCTGGCCGCGACCGCCGGAACATCGCTGCCGCTCCGGGACGCATACACCGACGCCGCGCTGCGACTCGCGGCCACCGCCCGCACCCGCGCGCTTACCGCGGACGAGGCGGCCGACTTGGGCGCGCTCTATGTCCGGCTCGGGCAGCCCCAGAAGGCCGTCGACATCCTTCGCCCGGCCGCGCGGGCCCACCCGACCCACTTCCACCTCGCCGCCAACCTGGGAACCGCGTGGCAACTGGTCGGCGATCTCGAACAGGCGGCCGCCGCGCTCGAAGACGCCGCCCGGCTGGCGCCGAAAGAACTGAAGGACGCGGAGGCGTACCACCTGAAACTTGTCCGCCTCCGCGCGGCGGAGGGCCGGCGGGCGCAAAACCCGACCGCCCCTGACGACCTGTTTGGCGTGCGCTTCGTCGGCGAGAGGGGCGCGGCCGAGGCCGGCGGGATTGCGACCGGGGAGAAGAAGAAGCTGCCCGCGAACGCGGTGGCGGTCGCCCAGCAGCTCGCCCTCTGGCTCCCGGCCGACGGCCGCCTCGTCTGGCTGCTCGGCGAACTGGCGAACGCCGTCGGCGACGCCCGCACCGCGGCGAACCTCCTCGACGGCTGCGTGTCCGAATTTAACATGGCGTCGCCCGAACTCCGCGCCCGGCGGCAGCTTTACCGGACCACGGCCGCCGAGTGGGATAAGGCCGGGGAACACGACCGGGGCAAGGACGCGATCACGTTCCGCTCGCCCCGCGCGCTGGTCCGCGGCGTCGACCCCGCGAAGCTCCCGGCGATCAAGCTCGACGGCGTCACCCCGCTCCCGTGGGTGGTGGTCGGCGAGACGGAAATCGGCCCGCGGGGTAAGCCGGTGTTCCTGAAGTATCTGGAGCAACTCGACGGCAAGCGGGTGAGCCTGACCGGGTTCATGTCCGCGGGCGGGGCGACGGAGAACGAACTGACGGGCTTCCTGATGACCGAGAACGCGATCGGCTGCTGGTTCTGCGAGACGCCCGGTCCGACGCAGGTGGTGACGGTCGACCTGACCGCCGGCGCGACCACTGCCCCGATGCGGGCGGCTCTCAAGGTGACCGGTACCCTCAAGCTGAACCGCACCGACCCCGAGGCGTTCCCCGTGACCATCACCGACGCGACCATCGGAGCGGCGGACTGA